Proteins encoded by one window of Glycine soja cultivar W05 chromosome 15, ASM419377v2, whole genome shotgun sequence:
- the LOC114385743 gene encoding TSET complex member tstD-like isoform X1: MILAVLFANVEGNILIERFHGVPAEERLHWRSFLVKLGADNLKGVKNEELLVACHKSVYIVYTVLGDVSIYVVGKEEYDELALSEVIFVITSAVKDVCGKPPSERLFLDKYGRICLCLDEIVWKGYLENTEKDRIKRLVRLKPPTEF; the protein is encoded by the exons ATGATACTGGCTGTTCTGTTTGCCAACGTTGAGGGCAATATCCTCATCGAACG TTTTCATGGAGTTCCTGCAGAGGAGCGTCTACACTGGCGTTCTTTCTTGGTTAAACTAGGAGCTGACAATCTTAAGGGTGTAAAAAATGAAGAACTCCTAGTTGCTTGCCATAA GTCAGTTTACATTGTATACACAGTACTTGGGGATGTCAGCATATATGTTGTGGGGAAggaagagtatgatgaacttgCTT TGTCAGAAGTGATCTTTGTGATAACCTCAGCTGTGAAGGATGTATGTGGGAAGCCCCCAAGTGAACGTCTTTTCCTGGATAAATATGGAAGAATTTGTTTGTGCTTGGATGAAATTGTATGGAAG GGATATTtggaaaatacagaaaaagataGAATCAAAAGATTGGTCAGGTTAAAGCCTCCAACTGAGTTCTAA
- the LOC114385743 gene encoding TSET complex member tstD-like isoform X2, whose protein sequence is MGFHGVPAEERLHWRSFLVKLGADNLKGVKNEELLVACHKSVYIVYTVLGDVSIYVVGKEEYDELALSEVIFVITSAVKDVCGKPPSERLFLDKYGRICLCLDEIVWKGYLENTEKDRIKRLVRLKPPTEF, encoded by the exons ATGGG TTTTCATGGAGTTCCTGCAGAGGAGCGTCTACACTGGCGTTCTTTCTTGGTTAAACTAGGAGCTGACAATCTTAAGGGTGTAAAAAATGAAGAACTCCTAGTTGCTTGCCATAA GTCAGTTTACATTGTATACACAGTACTTGGGGATGTCAGCATATATGTTGTGGGGAAggaagagtatgatgaacttgCTT TGTCAGAAGTGATCTTTGTGATAACCTCAGCTGTGAAGGATGTATGTGGGAAGCCCCCAAGTGAACGTCTTTTCCTGGATAAATATGGAAGAATTTGTTTGTGCTTGGATGAAATTGTATGGAAG GGATATTtggaaaatacagaaaaagataGAATCAAAAGATTGGTCAGGTTAAAGCCTCCAACTGAGTTCTAA
- the LOC114386694 gene encoding embryo-specific protein ATS3B-like: MKALILILTLCIIAVTFSSQAATSIVTQPQPNEFFKLNQTKPQNDGSSCSYTVSIKTSCSSPSYTRDYIGLAFGDAYGYQVYVPRLDDPGSGTFERCSTDTFEIYGPCTYQTCYLYLYRSGYDGWMPEKVTVYSYYYQPVTFYYNTYIPNDIWYGFDYCRGYLPSGTAAQ; encoded by the exons ATGAAAGCTCTAATTTTAATCCTCACGCTATGCATCATTGCTGTCACCTTCTCATCACAAGCAGCAACCTCCATAGTCACTCAACCCCAACCCAACGAATTTTTCAAGCTCAACCAAACCAAGCCACAG AATGATGGTAGTTCCTGTAGTTACACGGTGAGCATAAAAACAAGCTGCAGTTCTCCCTCCTACACCAGAGATTACATCGGTCTTGCATTTGGTGATGCTTATGGCTATCAG GTTTATGTTCCAAGACTGGATGATCCTGGTTCAGGTACATTCGAGCGGTGCTCTACGGATACATTTGAGATATACGGTCCATGTACGTACCAGACATGTTATCTGTATCTATACCGGAGTGGATACGACGGTTGGATGCCAGAGAAAGTGACCGTATACAGCTATTACTACCAACCTGTTACATTTTACTACAACACTTACATACCTAATGATATTTGGTATGGCTTTGACTATTGTCGCGGTTATTTACCCTCCGGTACTGCCGCACAGTAG
- the LOC114387435 gene encoding probable polygalacturonase At1g80170: protein MLYNINFEGVNLLMLLKSTAKFDIMEFFFIVLMILSVLTPGLSSTIITFNVLQYGAVGNGQTNDSPAFLKAWKAACQSKSHIARLIIPAKRTFLLKPTTFSGPCKSNYTYIQLSGNIVAPKTKSEYSGFHTNTWLGFSFVNGLAISGKGTIDGRGSAWWQQPCVGNPQPGATCRPPTAVTFNRCNRLQLKGYTSINPARSHVTLTSCNKGIISNIRLIAPGTSPNTDGIDISGSTGIQVLNSFIATGDDCIAISAGSSKIKITGITCGPGHGISIGSLGTRGDTDIVEDVHVENCTLTETLTGVRIKTWQGGAGYARRITFENIRFVRANSPIIIDQFYCPHRSDCQNQTRAIKISDVTYKGIVGTSLTDKAINLSCDQNVGCSNIVLDHVYITPAVPGQKVFSYCHNAHGIATHTKPSVKCLLK, encoded by the exons ATGCTATATAACATAAACTTTGAGGGTGTCAATCTTTTGATGTTGCTCAAGAGCACTGCAAAGTTTGATATAATG GAGTTTTTCTTCATTGTGTTAATGATTCTGAGTGTGCTTACACCCGGATTGAGCAGCACAATAATTACTTTCAATGTGTTGCAGTATGGAGCAGTTGGAAATGGACAAACCAATGATTCCCCA GCCTTTCTGAAGGCGTGGAAAGCCGCGTGCCAGAGCAAGTCACATATAGCTCGCCTCATCATACCAGCAAAACGGACATTCTTGCTGAAGCCTACTACCTTCAGTGGTCCATGCAAATCTAATTATACCTACattcag CTTTCAGGGAACATTGTTGCACCTAAAACAAAATCGGAATATTCTGGATTCCACACGAACACATGGCTTGGCTTTTCATTCGTCAATGGTTTAGCTATCAGTGGAAAAGGGACCATTGATGGTCGAGGCTCTGCCTGGTGGCAACAGCCTTGCGTAGGAAATCCACAACCC ggAGCAACGTGCCGTCCACCAACA GCAGTAACTTTCAATAGATGCAATCGTCTTCAACTGAAAGGATATACAAGCATTAATCCCGCAAGAAGCCACGTGACTCTAACAAGCTGCaacaaaggcataatctctAACATCCGTCTAATTGCTCCTGGAACAAGCCCTAACACCGATGGCATTGATATTTCAGGCTCAACAGGCATTCAAGTACTTAATTCTTTTATTGCAACAG GTGATGATTGCATAGCTATTAGTGCTGGATCCTCCAAGATCAAAATAACTGGTATAACATGTGGTCCAGGCCATGGTATCAG CATTGGATCATTGGGAACACGTGGAGATACCGACATTGTAGAGGACGTGCATGTGGAGAATTGTACTTTGACCGAAACATTAACTGGAGTAAGAATCAAGACATGGCAG GGGGGAGCTGGATATGCTAGGAGGATCACGTTTGAAAATATTAGGTTTGTTCGAGCAAATAGCCCCATTATCATTGACCAATTTTATTGTCCTCATAGATCGGACTGCCAAAACCAG actCGAGCAATCAAGATAAGTGATGTAACATATAAAGGAATTGTTGGAACATCATTGACGGACAAGGCAATCAATTTGAGCTGTGACCAAAATGTAGGCTGCTCCAACATTGTGCTTGATCATGTTTATATAACTCCCGCAGTTCCAGGGCAGAAGGTTTTTTCCTATTGCCATAATGCACACGGAATAGCCACCCACACCAAACCATCCGTAAAGTGCTTGCTGAAGTAG